In Helianthus annuus cultivar XRQ/B chromosome 9, HanXRQr2.0-SUNRISE, whole genome shotgun sequence, the following are encoded in one genomic region:
- the LOC110877050 gene encoding probable caffeoyl-CoA O-methyltransferase At4g26220, which produces MESEKPTETTGLLQTHELYKYILETNVYPREPEPLKELRALTASHPWAVMGTAPDAGQMIGLLLKIVGAKKTIEVGVFTGYSLLLTALTIPDDGKIVAIDPDRKAYEIGLPVIKKAKVEHKIDFIESKALPVLDKMLENPDNEGSFDFAFVDADKINYINYHERIVKLLKVNGIMVYDNTLWFGTVAKPESSVPDYFKEGRVSAIQLNKSLAADPRIDISTVPLGDGLTICRRLY; this is translated from the exons ATGGAATCAGAAAAGCCAACTGAAACCACAGGCTTACTGCAAACCCATGAATTATACAAG TACATCCTAGAGACTAATGTCTACCCTCGCGAACCTGAACCGTTGAAGGAGCTTCGAGCTCTTACCGCTTCACATCCATG GGCTGTCATGGGCACTGCACCGGACGCTGGCCAGATGATCGGGCTTTTGTTAAAGATTGTTGGTGCGAAAAAAACAATAGAAGTCGGGGTTTTTACTGGTTATTCGCTGCTTCTAACCGCGTTAACAATTCCTGATGATGGCAAG ATTGTAGCAATAGATCCTGACCGGAAAGCGTATGAGATCGGTCTCCCGGTTATAAAAAAAGCTAAGGTGGAGCACAAGATTGACTTTATCGAATCCAAGGCTTTACCAGTTCTTGATAAAATGCTAGAAAAT CCTGATAATGAAGGAAGTTTCGACTTTGCTTTCGTTGATGCTGACAAGATAAACTATATTAACTACCACGAGCGAATAGTGAAACTATTGAAGGTGAACGGGATCATGGTGTACGACAACACACTATGGTTCGGGACGGTGGCAAAACCAGAGTCATCTGTTCCTGATTACTTCAAAGAGGGAAGAGTGAGCGCCATACAACTTAACAAATCACTTGCAGCAGACCCTCGCATTGATATCTCTACGGTTCCATTGGGTGATGGTCTCACCATTTGTAGACGGCTATACTAG